atcgcACGAATTAATCCAAACATcataattactttaaaaaatcaaaatacattaaccaaaacaataaaatccaaaaactaTAAAACCAATAACTTAAAtactataatataaaaaaaaaatgcaactaGCCCATCATCCTAGAATTTGGCATCATCATCTTAGCATTACTTCCAAAATTCTTAGCCAtatgaggattttgtttcatAAATTGTTTAAGCATGTCTTGATTCTTAATCTCCTCACTTGATGGAAGTCCCATTTGTTTTTGTCTTTGATCAAACATCATTTTTTCAACTGCTGCTCTTGTTTCTGTGTCCAAATCAGACAATTTACTTGGTTCTGGCTCTACTTTTTGTGTGTCAATTTCTTCTCCACCTTTAAACAAACTTTTCCACCAATCagatttgttttgttttgttaaaaGAATTGATATCTCCTTTTGATCTTCTAAACTCCAATAACATTCATCAACTTTAACTCCCTTGAAATATTCACCATCTAATATTAGTGGTTGGTTTTTTAGTCCAACTTTTAGAGTATTGGCCTTGATTTCCACAATAATGAATCTTGATTTTGTACCTAAGGTAAATAAAATCGAAAATTTCGTTAGAGATATTCAGatacttttattgcatatgacagtaacaaaaaattaatttaaaaggtacTAATAGATTGTTACGATCAAAATTTAAACATGTGATctgaaacatatttttaaataagcTATCTAAGGCAATCCCTAGACGTACTAAAGGAATTCAACGATATATATGTAGTcagagaaattaaaaatttattgtaTATGATAATAGCAAAATCAATAATCCATGTAAAAGGATTTAAAAGGTACTAATGCATTGTCAAGATCGAAATTTAAACACATTTTTAAATTAGCTAATCTAAAGCAACCCCTAAACGTACTAAAGAGATTCAACAATTTATATACAGTCAGAGAAATTTATTGTGGATTTAATAGGTACTAATACATTGTCACGAtcgaaatttaaatatattatctgaaacatatttttaaataagcTATCTAAAGGAATCCCTAAACGTATTGAAGGAATTTAACtatttatatatagtaaaaagaaatttcTTTTCGCCTTATAAAATAcgtaataaattaaattattatataccTGGAGGAACTGGGACATTGATGGTAACTTCTTGAAGAGATTGTCCCCATGAATAATTCTCCATATCAAGTCCATTGGACTTATTTGGCTTAAGTTTCTCTTCTTTTGGGGTTGAAgatgaattttcttcttctttaggGGCTAAAGTAGAAgaattttcttgttctttctcAATAATCTCCATGCTTTgttcttgattttcttcttgATAATCTGAGAGAATTGccattattgaaaaaaaaatatattaaacaattttttatcacaagtagaagagaaaattatgtgaattgatgtgagATTTGGGAGAATAATTGGGTGTATATatagggaaaaataaaattaaatccgTTTTTGTTAAGAATTAGAATCCTTAGTGTAGTGGGAAAATAAAgtcattaaaattattattaaccGAATTAATTAccttttttttcctaattttaatttatttatttttctagaatTTCGAATTAGTaaatggaaagaaaaagaaatatttagtgtgaattaaattttatattaaaaaaaggtaAGTCTTATATTTTTCGTAGTAAACCGACTCAAGACTTCTTttcctaactaattaattatttaggtaactttaattttttatttttatgttactAGTTAATCAAACGAGGGGTGcagtgaaataaataaaattaatttattttttatggtgTTCGAATTTTAGATGTGTAAAATATTCTCGTTAGATAATGGTTTCCCTTAAATATGTCTTAACCAAATAAAATTACTCTACTTTTTAATTATAAGATTCAGTTGAAgtcttaaatatataaatattccCGTTAGATGATGGTTAGTTTCCCTTAAATATGTCATAGGAAATAGAATTATTCAGTTTTCAAATAcgaatattaaatattaagtgaagaataaaaaaataatgataaataggaaaaattatgtattatttccaCAATGTTTTGCTCATTTAATTAATGGGAAAGAATTAGAAATAAGGGGCGAGACCTTCTACGTGTCGTTTAACgttcgatatttatattaaaatttatattggtTTGAATTTGTGTTACATTAAcgctagaattttttttaaaaatatgacatataattaagaatgaaaaaattatatttttttagggtataattcaatcaataacgaGTCTCACGGTATGTTAGTTGTTATTAACACTCagatttccttttctttctctaataatttactataaatacactgttttttttcaaaaaaatttaattaacacaCCAATTCACtaattttttcctcttttaatttacttaaaaaaatggCAATTCTTTCAGACTATACTGAAGGTGAAAATCAATCACAAGCCAAAAAGgttgttgaagaagaaattaaagaaaatgaaaatcaagaatcaattaacacttcttcttcttcttcatcttctttagatgaaaaaaaagaagaaaataaaaaattaaagccAAATCAATTTAATGGTCTTGATATGGAAAATTATACATGGGGACAAACTCTTCAAGATGTTACTATTAATGTCACAGTGCCACTTGGCACAAAATCAAGTTTTTTAGCTGTGGATATCAAGAACAATTCCATCAAAGTTGGACTCAAGAATCAACCACCAATTGTTGAAGgtatgtaattaaataattttgttctATATACATAAATATCGAAGCAGATTCAGAATTTAACATTTATTGAAAACGATATATGTTTAAGATATCGTATCAAAATAATGGGATCAGATGAATTCACAACTTTATAAACTAGATCCGCTATTAGATAACATGAAATAGGATTGTCACACTttctaaaatacaaataaaatccGAATCACAAATAACCAGTCAGATTTACTATATTAAAAagcatatacataaattatacaaagTTATACGCACATTATAcatatgttgtttatttttagtttaaacaGATAGTTGAGCCGgtattttgattgatttttttcacatatatatgtttgtacTTCCTGTCAAGTTAAACTAGTATATGCTTTAGACACATTTACTTGCACTTGCAATAACTTTGTATTTCTCGAAATAATATACGAATAATATCTCTTACTTTATATTTCTCAAAACAATATACGAGTAATATCTCTTTAAAGACCGATTTATTTTGGTAACAAGGTGAACTATTGGAGGCTGTGAAAGGTGATGAATGTTTTTGGAGTTTAGAAGACAAAAAACAAGTAACAATTCTCATGACTAAAAGGAATCAATCTGATTGGTGGAAAAGTTTGTTCAAAAATGGGCCTGAAATTGACACACAAAAAGCTGAGCCAGAGCCCAGTAGGCTATCAGAATTGGACTTAGAAACAAGATCAGCAGTTGAAAAAATGATGTTTGATcaaaaacaaaagcaaaaagGGTTACCAACAAGTGATGAGATACAAAATCAAGATCAAATCAAGAAGATTATGGAAGAAAATCCTGAGATTGCTAAACATTTTGCTAATTCACCTGCTAATGCTAATGGTAAAGGTGGAATGTCTAATATTAGGATGATGTCAAGTGGCGGCGGAATGATGCGTTAAGTGAGAACTTGATGATGAGTCGAACTATTTACAGGTCTTGTTTTTACTGTTATATCAGAAGTTACTTTATGTTTTAGTTCTTTCTTGTTGTATTGTTTTTCGAGTTTGAAGGATTTGAATTATGTTAACAAGCAATTTTCCTAGTTTTAATTGTTGAAACATGATATATAATCACAATGTACGTGTTTGCAAGTGATTTATTTGTTGAAAATGAGTGGAACCATTAATATGTcttgtttttattgttatatcaaaagttacttcgtgtttaagttctttctttttctatttttttttcgaGTTCTTATGATCCCAAATGTTTGGAAGCAATTTTCCTAGttttaagtgatgaaatatgatatattcataatatgtgTTGACAAgcaatttatttgtttgaattgaATCAATCCACTTACATGTTTCGATTCTACTTTCATATGAAAAGTTAATTAAATCACGTATTGCTtgacataaatataaattatgaatttatttatctttaatcGATTCCTTGTCACGATTTGATAAGTCTATACTAAACTatactattcttttttttttcttcacgtCTATGTTCTTTTCTACTGATTTTGGGGGCGGTCTAATTAGAATTAAacatttcttatttattttttaataatcaatATGTAATTAACTAttgatataaaattgaaaataaatttttttaataaatcaactCATCATGCCTCGAGATAAGTTTAAACTTATACTTTATCTCCATAATATGATCGATAATATACGTAAAAAGTCCGAAAATGAATCACGACTGAAACAATCCCTTACAAGACTCCTTCTTCTTGtcttaacatgattttattaattCAGAATTTGCAgctttaaataataaaaaaaaaaagtgaacgTCAAATTCAGTTATAAAAAATTCCCAGCCACCAAAAAGTagtaattgttaaaaaaaaaaaaattaaaaatcaaaataaataaaaataaaatactataagGGCAATAAAGTCATTTGACTATGTGATTCCTCTTCAGCTCCTTGGGATCTTTTGTAAACTGATCTCTGCTCATTGAACAGTaaagaaagaaatgattttGACACAGTTGAACTACTAACTGCAGAAATCAATCCCCACAATCAAAACCTTAAAAACTCAATTTCCCTTCATATTTCTCCACAAAAAGATTTCCCCTTTATCACACTACTTTACTTTTCCCAATTCAAGAAACCTATTATTGGTTTAAAGGTCagtttttttgatatatatatggtCTATAACAatgttctttcttgattttgtaTGAGTATTTGctaaaaagttgtgattttggGTATACCCTTTAGCTTTTCTTGGACAAATTTTGAGTTATTTGTAGTGTTGATTGATTTTATTTGGATTTGTGGTAAAGAGCTGAAATTTGGGTTTTGGGTATTTGAGTTGTTGTGTATGTGATGCTTGAGCTGCTTAGAGTTTGTTGATTTGAGTAGTGGAGTTCGTTTTATTTGATGAAAGTTTGTTGGTTGAGAAAAGGAGTGATTTTTAGTATACCCATTAGCTTTTCTTGGACAAATTTTGAGTTATTTGAAGTCttgattgattttatttgagtttgTGTAAAGAGCTGAAAATTTGGGGTTTTGGGTGTTCAAGTTGTTGTTTATCTGATTCTTGAGCTGCTTGAAGTTTGTTGATTTGAGTTGAGTAGTGGAGTTAGCTTTGTTTGATGATGCCACTACCAAGAAGGAAAAAATTTGTTGGTTGAGAAAAGGAGTGATCTTTGGTATACCCTTTAGTTTTTCTTGGATAAATTTGGGTTATTTGTAGTGTTGATTGATATTAGTTGGATTTGTGGTAAAGAGCTGAAATTTGGGGTTTTGGGTATTTGAGCTGTTGTGTATGTGATTCTTGAGCTGCTTAGAGTTTGCTGATTTGAGTAGTGGAGTGTAGTTGTATTTGATGATGCCACAACCTAGAAGAAAGAAGTGGACTGAGGCAGAAGAAAGAACTCTAATTGATAAGTATGGTGAGATGTTATGTGATGGGACTTTAGCTAAAATGAAAACTAGGGAAAAGAAGTATAGACCTATAGCTTTACATGTGAATTCTGTGCACAATGTTCGTGATCCGATCACATATCCATGGCAATGGACTTGGAAGGATGTGTCGACTAAAGTGCAGAACATGAGGCATCAGTATACactggtgaagcagaagattaAGAAGCCAAACTCTGGGGAGGAGTCGGGTGCTGGGGAGGAGTTCGATTGGATGGAGGGGCTGACTCATTGGTCGAACTTTTTAAGGTATAAGGAAGTGTTTGGGGATGTCAATACACTTGTCTTCAATTGTAGCGACTCCATGGCGGTTGTAGGagatggaaatgaaaatagtggGGGATTTGATGGGAGTGGTAATGGTATGGGGATTGATCAATTTGGGCATCTAGGTCATGCTGGGGACGGTGATTTTAATGGAGTTATTAATGGGATTGATCATGGTGTTACAGGTATGGAGTTTGATTATGATGGAGAAGAAGGAGAGGAGAATTTCAATGGTAGTATCAGGAGGAATAATCATTTGAAGGAAGATGCTGATAGTGGATTTGTTTACGAAGACATCGAGCCAACTGGATCTGATacgagaaaaaagaagaaactaaaAGGGGTGGAGAAGAGGGCATGGGGTTTTCTTGCAACACAGTTGGCACAGTTAAAGGAAATGGAAGCTCGGTTTGAGCAGCGTGAGGCTGAGAGGGAGCGGGAGCGGCAGAGGAGAGAACATCTTAGAATAGAACTTGAACAAGAACGTGAGAGAAAA
The nucleotide sequence above comes from Solanum pennellii chromosome 9, SPENNV200. Encoded proteins:
- the LOC107031030 gene encoding stress response protein NST1-like, giving the protein MMPQPRRKKWTEAEERTLIDKYGEMLCDGTLAKMKTREKKYRPIALHVNSVHNVRDPITYPWQWTWKDVSTKVQNMRHQYTLVKQKIKKPNSGEESGAGEEFDWMEGLTHWSNFLRYKEVFGDVNTLVFNCSDSMAVVGDGNENSGGFDGSGNGMGIDQFGHLGHAGDGDFNGVINGIDHGVTGMEFDYDGEEGEENFNGSIRRNNHLKEDADSGFVYEDIEPTGSDTRKKKKLKGVEKRAWGFLATQLAQLKEMEARFEQREAERERERQRREHLRIELEQERERKWEEREREREEREKAREKLHRQRIQEWEAMEKESEERERRRREEQLIFEREREERMHKRRSDWKKRIDETLGQHRVEMSQVQTRIHHEQQNLTSQLLGIFSQWTGHPTGLSDHTGASNHYLSQMMQNLHHVNGMVHGDARVVDDAQEDQFIVDG
- the LOC107030487 gene encoding protein BOBBER 1-like translates to MAILSDYTEGENQSQAKKVVEEEIKENENQESINTSSSSSSSLDEKKEENKKLKPNQFNGLDMENYTWGQTLQDVTINVTVPLGTKSSFLAVDIKNNSIKVGLKNQPPIVEGELLEAVKGDECFWSLEDKKQVTILMTKRNQSDWWKSLFKNGPEIDTQKAEPEPSRLSELDLETRSAVEKMMFDQKQKQKGLPTSDEIQNQDQIKKIMEENPEIAKHFANSPANANGKGGMSNIRMMSSGGGMMR
- the LOC107030486 gene encoding protein BOBBER 2-like; protein product: MAILSDYQEENQEQSMEIIEKEQENSSTLAPKEEENSSSTPKEEKLKPNKSNGLDMENYSWGQSLQEVTINVPVPPGTKSRFIIVEIKANTLKVGLKNQPLILDGEYFKGVKVDECYWSLEDQKEISILLTKQNKSDWWKSLFKGGEEIDTQKVEPEPSKLSDLDTETRAAVEKMMFDQRQKQMGLPSSEEIKNQDMLKQFMKQNPHMAKNFGSNAKMMMPNSRMMG